A single region of the Sphingomonas sp. LY29 genome encodes:
- a CDS encoding response regulator: MSNQSLRILACDDDELLLELLRHRLTSKGYSVDTAMDGREALEKIRALAPDALVLDAMMPLVDGYEVLRQFRAMDGMQSVPVVFLSARKQEQDILTALSLGASDYLVKPFIPEELVMRLSRLLAKSQ; encoded by the coding sequence ATGTCGAATCAGAGTTTGCGTATCCTAGCGTGTGATGACGACGAGTTGTTGCTTGAGCTCCTCCGGCACCGCCTTACCTCCAAGGGCTACTCCGTCGACACCGCGATGGACGGTCGAGAAGCTCTGGAGAAAATCCGAGCCTTGGCCCCCGACGCATTAGTCCTCGACGCAATGATGCCGCTCGTTGATGGCTATGAGGTTCTTCGCCAATTCCGCGCCATGGACGGCATGCAGTCGGTCCCCGTCGTATTTCTGTCCGCCCGGAAACAGGAGCAGGACATCCTCACGGCACTTTCCCTCGGGGCTTCGGACTATTTGGTGAAGCCATTCATTCCGGAAGAATTGGTGATGCGGCTGTCGCGCCTCCTGGCGAAATCGCAATGA
- a CDS encoding exopolysaccharide biosynthesis polyprenyl glycosylphosphotransferase yields the protein MREFAPHHRPLDLEFLRSLKAQLGAESRARRRLKLVALAVLVDAVMIALCGTVAHILLLRVSAQSAAIATLVLSGFYFPVAVAIRAYSRNAFGRVRIALQTTMAAVLFAILAVSMATFLTKSSEDFSRLYFVFLAAMSAVAISAARLAMRDTYRRMSLASSPARLMIVDGEIVRDREGYTVVDAERVGLRPAMNEPDMLHSIGDLVHHVAEVAVLAVPARRRQWVQALQCFGREATILMPELDMIGTIGAKVIDGEVALVATQGGMDWRARLLKRAFDLTLVILTLPILLPLLGIVVLAIKIDSPGPVLFRQVRVGRNNRHFDIYKFRSMHTSLCDANGQLSTQRLDKRVTRVGKLIRATSIDELPQLINVLKGDMSIVGPRPHALGSLAGGRLFWEIAPAYWQRHVLKPGLTGLAQVRGHRGATDHEHELENRLTSDLQYCAEWSLFGDIAILFRTAGVLVHRQAF from the coding sequence GTGCGCGAGTTTGCACCCCATCATCGTCCGCTTGATCTCGAATTTCTGCGCTCACTCAAAGCACAGTTGGGGGCAGAATCTCGTGCGCGTCGGCGCCTAAAGCTCGTTGCCTTGGCAGTGCTGGTCGATGCCGTGATGATCGCTCTGTGCGGCACCGTTGCCCACATCCTGCTGTTGAGAGTGTCGGCTCAAAGCGCGGCGATCGCGACACTTGTTCTTAGCGGTTTTTACTTCCCCGTCGCCGTCGCGATACGCGCCTACTCCCGCAACGCCTTTGGCCGAGTACGGATCGCACTGCAGACGACCATGGCGGCAGTATTGTTCGCCATTCTCGCAGTCAGCATGGCAACCTTCCTGACGAAATCGTCCGAAGACTTCTCGCGCCTGTACTTTGTATTTCTCGCTGCGATGTCTGCGGTTGCTATTTCGGCTGCGCGCCTTGCTATGCGCGACACCTATCGCCGGATGTCGCTAGCAAGTAGTCCCGCTCGCCTGATGATCGTCGACGGCGAGATTGTTCGCGATCGGGAAGGCTACACCGTCGTCGACGCCGAGCGCGTCGGCCTTCGCCCGGCGATGAATGAACCCGACATGCTTCATTCAATCGGGGACCTGGTCCATCATGTTGCCGAAGTTGCAGTCCTGGCGGTGCCGGCCCGACGTCGACAGTGGGTTCAAGCCCTTCAATGCTTTGGGCGCGAAGCTACCATCCTGATGCCCGAACTGGATATGATCGGTACGATCGGTGCAAAGGTGATCGACGGAGAGGTGGCGCTGGTTGCGACCCAGGGTGGAATGGACTGGCGCGCACGCCTGTTGAAACGCGCTTTCGATCTGACACTGGTGATCCTGACGCTGCCCATCTTGCTTCCGCTTCTCGGTATTGTCGTGCTGGCGATTAAGATCGATAGCCCGGGGCCGGTACTGTTCCGTCAGGTGCGGGTTGGCCGCAACAACCGGCACTTCGACATCTACAAGTTTCGCAGCATGCATACGAGCCTTTGCGACGCGAACGGCCAGCTTTCCACCCAGCGGCTAGACAAACGGGTCACGCGCGTCGGAAAGCTTATCCGTGCAACGAGCATCGACGAGCTGCCTCAGCTAATAAACGTGCTCAAGGGAGACATGAGCATCGTCGGCCCGCGGCCGCACGCGCTCGGCTCACTGGCCGGCGGCCGTCTTTTTTGGGAGATTGCTCCTGCCTACTGGCAGCGTCACGTCCTCAAGCCCGGCCTGACTGGCTTGGCCCAGGTTCGCGGTCATCGAGGCGCGACCGACCACGAGCACGAGCTCGAAAATCGGCTTACTTCGGACCTCCAATATTGCGCCGAATGGAGCCTGTTCGGCGACATCGCCATCTTGTTTCGCACCGCAGGCGTTCTGGTTCATAGGCAAGCGTTCTAG
- a CDS encoding response regulator, producing the protein MTKVLYVDDDDDIREIAVMSLQLDQTFDVRSCSSGTEALIVAPEWQPDLILLDVMMPVMDGPSTLRALRSRDTPCLAPVVFVTARTHSAEVSELIALGALGVIPKPFDPMTFAEKAKSFVTTA; encoded by the coding sequence ATGACCAAAGTTCTTTACGTCGACGATGATGACGACATCCGGGAAATCGCCGTGATGTCGTTGCAGTTGGATCAAACCTTTGACGTGCGGAGCTGCTCTTCCGGCACCGAAGCGCTCATCGTCGCGCCTGAATGGCAGCCCGACCTCATCCTACTTGACGTCATGATGCCAGTAATGGACGGCCCCTCAACGCTACGCGCACTGAGGAGCCGCGATACGCCCTGCCTCGCGCCTGTTGTCTTCGTGACAGCGAGAACCCATTCGGCCGAAGTAAGCGAACTCATCGCGCTGGGTGCTCTTGGGGTTATTCCAAAGCCCTTCGATCCCATGACTTTCGCCGAGAAGGCGAAATCTTTTGTAACTACCGCCTGA
- a CDS encoding Hpt domain-containing protein has protein sequence MEDDFSRMLADRFRARAASDYSRLLEALQANDLDKVLALSHSLSGTAGTLGFPEISKHAEDLERAVGAGQTDVWQIAYPLIEALRDLQ, from the coding sequence ATGGAAGACGATTTTTCTCGAATGCTAGCCGATCGCTTTCGGGCACGGGCCGCATCCGATTACTCCCGTCTGCTCGAAGCCCTCCAGGCCAACGATCTCGACAAGGTCCTAGCCTTATCTCACTCGCTTTCCGGGACGGCTGGAACACTCGGATTTCCGGAGATCAGTAAGCATGCCGAGGATCTGGAACGGGCGGTCGGGGCCGGCCAAACTGACGTTTGGCAAATCGCCTATCCATTGATCGAGGCTCTGCGCGACCTGCAGTGA
- a CDS encoding HEAT repeat domain-containing protein, giving the protein MTLLSLWAVSVVLSGVALLIMIGLILGRFVSQRRQDDLSQQRKTLLPLLLGDAGDEVIHDASVKRSPILRDLSIELIQLVRGEERQQLIATATRLGVAESIRKVLAKGTTRARVVAAETLADFPDEFTTDALHRALEDRNDGVRLAAALALASSDRAPPAQTLVQLLDLGMREQSMLIVALFQEIARSSPAEIRSLIDDQISPPKVKAAAIEALSASGDYSLVPSIVQLALKADPYGEELPRYLRSLGAFQHPAGSPAIVQWLSAPTWWVRTAAAEAAGRIGLQETQSTLVDLLDDPDWWVRFRAGEALVRLGAEAQQLLAKVAATGSQRASSAARLTLAEQAVQA; this is encoded by the coding sequence ATGACCCTGTTGTCGCTCTGGGCGGTGTCAGTGGTTTTGTCCGGCGTTGCTCTACTTATCATGATCGGGCTGATCCTTGGCCGCTTCGTTTCGCAACGCCGCCAGGACGATTTATCGCAGCAACGAAAGACGCTACTTCCCTTGCTCCTAGGCGACGCCGGCGACGAAGTTATTCACGATGCCTCAGTCAAGCGATCGCCGATCCTGCGCGACCTTTCGATCGAACTGATCCAACTTGTCCGAGGGGAAGAGCGCCAGCAGTTAATCGCGACCGCCACTCGCCTCGGTGTCGCCGAGAGCATCCGAAAAGTTCTCGCGAAAGGGACGACCCGTGCTCGCGTAGTGGCTGCTGAAACACTCGCCGACTTTCCTGATGAGTTCACGACGGACGCGCTCCATCGCGCTCTTGAAGATCGAAATGATGGTGTGCGGCTCGCCGCGGCACTCGCCTTGGCGTCGTCCGACCGCGCTCCGCCGGCTCAGACACTCGTCCAACTTCTGGATCTCGGCATGCGCGAGCAGTCGATGCTGATTGTGGCGCTCTTTCAGGAGATCGCTCGGTCTTCACCGGCCGAGATCCGCTCTCTTATCGATGACCAGATCAGCCCCCCTAAGGTGAAGGCAGCAGCGATCGAGGCCTTGTCAGCTTCTGGGGATTATTCCCTTGTCCCATCCATCGTTCAGCTGGCACTCAAAGCCGATCCATATGGCGAGGAATTGCCTCGCTACCTCCGATCGCTTGGCGCCTTCCAACATCCCGCTGGTTCTCCCGCGATCGTCCAATGGCTCTCTGCGCCGACATGGTGGGTTCGCACCGCTGCGGCGGAAGCGGCCGGTCGGATCGGACTCCAAGAGACACAAAGCACCCTGGTGGACTTGCTCGACGACCCCGATTGGTGGGTGAGGTTTCGTGCCGGTGAAGCACTCGTTCGCTTAGGTGCCGAAGCTCAACAACTCCTAGCCAAGGTCGCAGCGACCGGTTCGCAGCGTGCAAGTTCGGCGGCTCGGCTCACCTTGGCGGAGCAGGCGGTGCAAGCGTGA
- a CDS encoding ATP-binding protein — MKKAASLINEIGSRDRPATSRLAVLSGVASFLLIAMIGFVQFSDVRASRNVVREIEESSGKYRLAGDYLTLLQDIETAQRGFVVTGKAEFLQPQVRAMREIRGVEERLSKGFANTSQQSAVSALLAQGRRKQSLSEAIVALRMDGDEPGASAIIASGEGKRVMDRARTLVQRVQASELERERALLRAAAASRQDQQRRIILIELALIFGVASLLFAMLRSIRTLKHRTDQLADAAKRQAAIFEAANDAMIILDENGIITSANSAAERLFDRPSSELIGKSNLSLFADAPSEEVSKAYLAAIARQDGSAATIHTFVGANQDGSTFDAEVATTPVKLSDGSHYLAVARDATERRRIEKLKDEFVATVSHELRTPLTSIAGSLGLLVGGVAGKLPDQAVRLVGIAQSNCKRLIRLINDILDIEKMEAGKMPFQPQQTAVIDLLEDAVRDSSGLASEHDVTLSITTVADTDTVFVDSDRMAQVLANILSNAIKHSPKGGVVTVSAKRDQFRQIISISDQGPGIPEEFQGRIFQKFAQADSSDTRSGSGTGLGLSIVREIVTRSGGEVRYESVAGKGTVFHIDLPAQTTISGDAVNLFKLERPTGDGTLHLLHVDDDPDTLRLVAQAFDGSFQVHSTPSVQEGDAALRRYSFDLVILDVAMSDGSGMDLVPLVRQSCPTCPVLLYTAGDVDSANARLVEAVLTKSRHDLDHLLSTAKSLTRAHEREAEDR, encoded by the coding sequence ATGAAAAAAGCGGCTTCCTTGATTAATGAAATCGGCAGTCGCGACAGGCCGGCGACCTCCCGTCTGGCGGTCCTGAGTGGGGTCGCTTCTTTTTTGCTGATCGCGATGATCGGATTCGTCCAGTTCAGCGATGTCAGAGCAAGCCGCAACGTCGTACGAGAGATCGAAGAGAGTAGCGGCAAGTATCGTCTCGCCGGCGACTATCTGACGCTTCTGCAGGACATTGAGACCGCCCAGCGCGGCTTCGTGGTGACCGGGAAGGCTGAATTCCTGCAACCGCAAGTTCGGGCCATGCGCGAGATAAGAGGGGTCGAAGAGCGCCTGAGTAAAGGCTTCGCAAACACCTCTCAGCAATCAGCAGTAAGCGCCCTCCTCGCGCAAGGTCGAAGAAAGCAAAGCCTTTCGGAAGCGATCGTTGCCTTGCGAATGGACGGCGACGAACCCGGGGCGAGCGCGATTATCGCTAGCGGTGAAGGCAAACGGGTCATGGATCGCGCTCGCACCCTGGTCCAGCGCGTGCAAGCATCAGAATTGGAGCGAGAGCGAGCCCTCCTCCGTGCCGCGGCAGCAAGCAGGCAGGATCAGCAGAGGCGGATCATCCTAATCGAACTGGCACTAATTTTTGGAGTCGCGAGCCTGCTCTTCGCCATGCTGCGCTCGATCCGCACTCTAAAGCACCGAACCGATCAGTTGGCTGACGCGGCGAAGCGCCAAGCAGCAATTTTCGAGGCCGCCAACGACGCTATGATCATTCTCGACGAGAATGGAATCATCACCTCGGCGAATAGCGCTGCGGAGCGCCTTTTTGACAGACCCTCGTCGGAGTTGATCGGCAAGTCGAACTTGAGCCTCTTTGCTGACGCTCCATCGGAAGAAGTGAGCAAAGCCTATCTCGCCGCGATTGCGCGACAGGATGGAAGCGCAGCGACCATCCACACGTTCGTGGGTGCTAATCAGGATGGCTCCACCTTCGACGCCGAGGTCGCGACTACACCAGTAAAGCTGAGCGACGGGAGCCACTACTTAGCCGTTGCACGCGACGCGACCGAACGACGTCGCATCGAGAAGCTGAAGGACGAATTCGTGGCCACCGTGAGTCACGAGCTGCGGACGCCGCTTACGTCGATCGCTGGCTCGCTAGGTCTTCTTGTTGGTGGTGTCGCCGGGAAGCTGCCTGATCAGGCGGTTCGCTTGGTCGGGATCGCGCAGAGCAATTGCAAACGACTTATCCGGCTCATCAACGACATTCTCGACATCGAGAAAATGGAGGCTGGCAAAATGCCATTCCAGCCCCAGCAGACAGCCGTCATCGATCTTCTGGAAGACGCGGTGCGAGACAGCAGCGGCTTGGCATCCGAGCACGACGTGACACTGTCGATAACGACAGTCGCAGATACCGATACCGTTTTTGTCGATTCCGACCGCATGGCTCAAGTTCTCGCGAACATCCTGTCGAACGCGATTAAGCACTCGCCAAAAGGCGGAGTGGTCACTGTCTCGGCCAAAAGGGATCAGTTTCGCCAGATCATTAGCATCTCGGATCAGGGACCGGGGATACCCGAGGAGTTCCAAGGCCGAATTTTCCAGAAGTTTGCTCAGGCCGACTCTTCCGACACTCGGTCGGGAAGCGGGACCGGGCTTGGGCTCAGCATCGTCAGGGAAATCGTGACCCGCTCGGGCGGCGAGGTCCGTTATGAGAGCGTGGCGGGCAAAGGCACCGTCTTTCATATCGATTTGCCGGCGCAAACGACCATCTCTGGGGATGCGGTCAATCTGTTTAAATTAGAGAGACCAACGGGAGACGGGACGCTCCATCTCCTTCACGTCGACGATGACCCCGACACTCTTCGCCTTGTCGCCCAAGCATTCGATGGCTCGTTCCAGGTACACTCGACACCGAGCGTACAAGAGGGTGACGCAGCTCTCCGTCGCTACAGTTTCGACCTGGTGATTTTGGACGTTGCGATGAGTGATGGCTCGGGAATGGATCTGGTGCCGCTGGTACGGCAGTCCTGTCCTACCTGCCCTGTCTTACTCTACACAGCGGGCGACGTGGATAGCGCGAACGCTAGATTGGTCGAGGCGGTCCTGACGAAGTCGCGGCACGATCTCGATCATCTTCTGAGCACAGCCAAATCGCTTACACGAGCACATGAGCGCGAAGCGGAAGACCGATGA
- a CDS encoding YaiO family outer membrane beta-barrel protein, whose translation MTKNTFRLSACLMVLAAPAAAQAPQSPYAEGVAARRAGETQRAIELLAEAVRIEPGSADAQVQYGYALLAGDNLQVAEVAFRKALQLAPAYDDARVGLALVAERRGDMAGAAREISTVPSSNVEANSLRRRLARARPLGGWSVGIDASVTAIEGSEDWKQLDLDVAKNLSDGSRVAGRVELASRFGETDTYGELRFDKSLDRGRGVYVFAGATPDALFRPKWQIGGGGRVRVIESRAPTVLTLDMRRASYITTNVTSISPGVEQYLVGGRAWLTARSINITQSGSWSHGWLARADVMPSEKSRVFLGLSNAPDVDQGFVTRTRTWFLGASQDVGRGNSIRLSVSEDRPEIGRDRLTLNVGTTVRLP comes from the coding sequence ATGACCAAAAACACTTTTCGGCTGTCGGCATGCCTGATGGTTCTCGCGGCCCCCGCCGCTGCTCAGGCGCCGCAGTCGCCTTACGCAGAAGGAGTGGCGGCAAGGAGAGCTGGGGAAACCCAGCGTGCGATCGAGTTGCTCGCCGAAGCCGTACGCATCGAGCCGGGGTCAGCCGATGCCCAAGTTCAATATGGATACGCCCTCCTGGCCGGGGACAATCTCCAAGTTGCTGAGGTCGCCTTCCGCAAGGCCCTTCAACTAGCCCCCGCATATGATGATGCCCGTGTAGGCTTAGCATTGGTCGCAGAGCGTCGGGGCGACATGGCCGGTGCTGCCCGGGAAATATCCACCGTTCCCAGCTCAAACGTTGAAGCAAATAGCTTGCGTCGAAGACTGGCACGAGCACGTCCGCTCGGTGGCTGGTCTGTGGGTATCGATGCCTCGGTCACTGCTATCGAAGGCTCTGAGGACTGGAAGCAATTAGACCTCGACGTTGCGAAGAATCTTTCGGACGGATCGCGTGTCGCCGGCCGTGTTGAGCTTGCGAGCCGCTTCGGTGAAACGGACACGTACGGCGAACTTCGGTTCGACAAGTCCCTCGACCGGGGCAGGGGTGTCTACGTTTTTGCGGGTGCTACGCCCGACGCCCTGTTCCGGCCAAAATGGCAGATTGGGGGAGGCGGCCGTGTTCGTGTCATTGAAAGCCGCGCCCCGACCGTTCTGACACTCGACATGAGGCGGGCATCCTACATCACGACAAACGTCACATCGATTTCGCCCGGCGTAGAGCAATACCTCGTGGGCGGTCGCGCGTGGCTCACGGCGCGATCAATCAATATTACCCAGTCCGGCTCATGGAGTCATGGATGGTTGGCGCGAGCTGACGTCATGCCGTCAGAGAAGAGTCGCGTCTTCTTAGGACTGAGTAACGCTCCGGATGTCGACCAAGGCTTTGTGACACGCACACGGACCTGGTTTTTGGGCGCGTCACAGGATGTCGGCCGCGGCAACAGCATTCGTCTATCTGTCTCCGAGGACAGGCCAGAGATTGGTCGAGACCGATTGACGCTGAACGTGGGAACAACGGTCCGCCTTCCATGA
- a CDS encoding serine O-acetyltransferase, with protein MRIEPAWRIDLRHNYCPPGLLSAVKSWYASPGFRLLTLHRWTVALRKRGRLSRAFGMLLWRRSVRTTGCFISERADLAPGVYFPHPTGIVIGEGVKISRGAVIYQNVTIGRRALHEPSYPRIGENVIVYPGSIIVGAIVIGDDAVIAANSVVTLDVAKGVTVAGAPAKVLRT; from the coding sequence ATGAGAATCGAGCCAGCATGGAGAATTGATCTTCGACACAATTACTGTCCGCCAGGACTTCTTAGTGCAGTGAAGAGTTGGTATGCGTCGCCGGGTTTTAGGCTACTCACACTCCATAGATGGACGGTAGCGCTACGTAAGCGTGGTAGGCTGTCAAGAGCCTTCGGCATGCTTCTCTGGCGTCGATCAGTGAGGACGACGGGCTGCTTCATATCTGAACGAGCCGACTTGGCTCCAGGTGTGTACTTCCCACATCCCACAGGTATCGTCATTGGGGAGGGGGTGAAAATTAGTCGTGGCGCGGTAATATACCAGAATGTCACTATTGGACGACGGGCGCTACACGAGCCGAGTTACCCGCGCATCGGTGAGAATGTGATCGTATATCCGGGATCTATCATCGTTGGGGCAATAGTAATTGGCGACGATGCAGTTATCGCTGCCAACTCGGTGGTGACTTTAGATGTAGCTAAAGGTGTGACGGTGGCGGGTGCTCCGGCTAAGGTGCTTCGAACGTGA
- a CDS encoding glycosyltransferase family 4 protein: MKILHLNMLYPPFLLGGAERSVSMLAEAQATAGHEVAIACTTPNAFEEEVLNGVRVFRMPHGTRFWAEEWPNHSGIERFWRKLTLPLNRTQRHWFGKILDTVRPDLVHSHSMVDVSTGLWTLARKRGYPLVHTLRDYDLLCADSAMYHHGRGCGAKCKIVSAGKHRQHRAIAAVAANSAETLRIHLERGLFSHLHPDNRRVIWNVSGVSLPPHGSERAPREGPFTFGYLGRINAEKGVRTLIDAARLLSGAPFRVLIAGKQSRETEPFRAAAKDLPVEFLGFVEPVSFLKCIDVLVIPSIWAEPLPRTALEAYANGVPVLGSRAGGTPDVIGQNNDDWLFEPGDPDDLAAKMAARLAAGRRELPSIDQFRPLLEETTPDVVVRKYDDLYASLLNA, from the coding sequence ATGAAAATTCTTCACCTCAACATGCTGTATCCGCCATTTCTACTCGGCGGCGCCGAGCGTTCGGTGTCGATGCTTGCCGAAGCGCAGGCGACCGCCGGGCACGAGGTCGCAATCGCCTGCACGACTCCGAATGCTTTCGAGGAAGAAGTGCTCAATGGCGTGCGGGTGTTTCGGATGCCGCATGGAACGCGCTTCTGGGCCGAGGAGTGGCCGAACCATTCTGGGATTGAGCGTTTCTGGCGCAAGCTTACGTTGCCGCTCAATCGCACGCAGCGACATTGGTTCGGTAAAATACTCGACACTGTGCGCCCCGATCTCGTGCACAGCCATTCGATGGTGGACGTCTCCACCGGCTTGTGGACGTTGGCCAGAAAGCGCGGCTATCCCCTCGTTCACACGCTGCGGGACTACGACCTTCTGTGCGCCGACAGCGCCATGTATCACCATGGTCGCGGCTGCGGAGCCAAGTGCAAGATTGTGAGTGCGGGAAAGCATCGCCAACACCGTGCGATCGCCGCAGTAGCAGCTAATAGTGCCGAGACGCTGAGAATTCACCTTGAGCGCGGACTATTCTCACACCTTCATCCTGACAATCGGCGTGTGATCTGGAATGTTTCGGGAGTTTCACTCCCGCCTCACGGAAGCGAACGCGCCCCTCGAGAGGGGCCATTCACCTTCGGGTACCTGGGTCGAATTAATGCGGAGAAAGGCGTCCGCACACTGATCGACGCGGCCCGGCTGCTTTCAGGGGCACCATTCCGTGTGCTCATAGCGGGTAAGCAAAGCCGGGAGACGGAGCCCTTTCGTGCGGCGGCAAAGGATTTACCGGTAGAGTTTCTGGGGTTCGTTGAACCTGTGTCTTTCCTTAAGTGCATCGATGTACTCGTAATTCCTTCCATATGGGCAGAGCCGTTACCGCGAACAGCACTTGAAGCCTACGCCAACGGCGTGCCGGTCCTCGGATCGCGCGCTGGCGGAACGCCCGACGTTATTGGCCAAAACAATGATGACTGGCTGTTTGAGCCGGGCGACCCGGACGATCTCGCCGCAAAGATGGCCGCGCGGCTAGCTGCCGGCAGGCGGGAATTGCCATCGATTGATCAGTTCCGACCACTGCTCGAAGAGACGACACCCGACGTTGTAGTTCGCAAATACGACGATCTGTATGCGAGCCTTCTCAATGCTTAA
- a CDS encoding glycosyltransferase — MIEWEIGAIVAAKIVAWIVIGTGLLQTSFYLIQLLFAGASLSQRPPVANANLLWRRYAGHAPPIALLAPAYNEEVTIVESVNSLLALHYPEFEVIVINDGSKDGTLERLIEHFGVERVERFYDRTVDHQEIRGLYATPRLPRLLVVDKVNGGKSDALNAGINVARSPLFCSIDADSLLESDALLRAVRPFIEKPDEMVAVGGTIRLANGSSIEGGRVQKVALPRNFLALVQIVEYLRAFLMARLALSRMQALTVISGAFGLFRRRLVLEVGGYSHGTVGEDMELVIKLHRHMRDKKRPYRIDFIPEPVCWTEAPEDLTILGRQRARWQRGALETLAKHRDMLFNPKYGRIGFLGFGQILVVDVLGPLIEVIGYVLVPVLWAVGLLSVDYLFAFLAITFTFGIFVSVATLILEEVELRRFPRARDLVVLTSVAVLENFGYRQLSNFWRLRGFWQFLRKQEGWGTMTRKGFTKA, encoded by the coding sequence GTGATTGAGTGGGAGATTGGCGCGATTGTCGCTGCGAAGATTGTCGCTTGGATCGTCATCGGCACAGGTCTTCTGCAGACCAGTTTTTATCTTATCCAACTCCTGTTTGCAGGGGCGTCCCTTTCGCAGCGGCCGCCAGTAGCCAACGCTAATCTTCTCTGGCGCCGTTACGCGGGCCATGCTCCGCCAATCGCTCTGCTGGCGCCAGCCTACAATGAAGAAGTCACGATCGTTGAAAGCGTCAACTCGCTTCTAGCGCTCCATTATCCAGAGTTCGAGGTTATCGTCATCAACGATGGATCGAAGGACGGCACTCTCGAAAGGCTCATCGAACACTTCGGCGTGGAGCGTGTCGAGCGGTTCTATGATCGAACCGTAGACCATCAAGAAATCCGAGGCCTTTATGCCACCCCGCGGCTGCCTCGCTTGCTGGTGGTGGACAAGGTCAATGGCGGAAAATCCGACGCCCTGAACGCGGGCATCAACGTGGCCCGCTCACCATTGTTCTGCTCGATCGATGCTGACTCTCTCCTGGAAAGCGACGCGCTGCTCCGAGCTGTACGTCCCTTCATTGAAAAGCCCGATGAGATGGTCGCGGTCGGTGGGACCATCCGCTTGGCTAATGGGAGTTCGATCGAGGGCGGGCGGGTCCAGAAGGTTGCTCTCCCCCGCAACTTCCTCGCACTTGTTCAGATCGTCGAATATCTGCGCGCCTTCCTGATGGCGCGCCTGGCGCTCTCGCGGATGCAAGCTCTCACGGTCATTTCCGGCGCCTTTGGCCTCTTTCGACGACGTCTGGTTCTCGAAGTCGGTGGGTACAGTCACGGCACAGTCGGTGAGGATATGGAATTGGTGATCAAGCTTCATCGCCACATGCGAGACAAGAAGCGGCCCTACCGGATCGACTTCATTCCTGAGCCGGTGTGCTGGACGGAGGCACCTGAAGATCTGACGATCCTCGGGCGGCAGCGTGCTCGCTGGCAACGGGGCGCTCTCGAGACGCTGGCGAAGCACCGCGACATGCTTTTCAACCCGAAGTACGGGCGGATTGGCTTTCTCGGCTTCGGGCAGATCCTTGTCGTGGACGTGCTAGGTCCGCTGATTGAAGTCATCGGGTATGTGCTGGTGCCGGTGCTTTGGGCCGTCGGTCTTCTCTCGGTCGACTACCTCTTTGCCTTCCTAGCGATCACGTTCACCTTCGGCATCTTCGTCAGTGTCGCGACCCTGATCCTTGAGGAGGTTGAGCTTCGCCGCTTCCCACGCGCGCGTGATCTGGTCGTCCTTACCTCTGTCGCCGTGCTCGAGAACTTTGGCTACCGACAGCTCAGCAATTTCTGGCGACTTCGTGGCTTTTGGCAATTCCTGCGCAAGCAAGAAGGGTGGGGGACAATGACGCGCAAGGGCTTCACCAAAGCCTAA